A stretch of Hydractinia symbiolongicarpus strain clone_291-10 chromosome 9, HSymV2.1, whole genome shotgun sequence DNA encodes these proteins:
- the LOC130656876 gene encoding protein lin-31-like, with translation MPRPRKTSYTGDKPPYSYVALCAMAIHSSPVKMMTLSQIYKFIMDNFPFYRKNSTRWQNSLRHNLSFNDCFVKVSKTSEHGGKGNYWKLHKNSAQMFEEGSLLRRKRRFHSDSSIEDTHQETEDECYSPKKTRTGEPYQEKNLSKNCSSFTIDNILKKDDSRIHREIKITNTKEQCYLIRSNNYISDENVFRADRNNEPYDMKEVISLPCYDVCKSAFKPILPNRCCTNFTSYTCISQRYCEL, from the coding sequence ATGCCTCGACCGCGTAAAACTTCGTATACTGGGGACAAACCTCCATACAGTTACGTTGCATTGTGCGCCATGGCTATCCACAGTTCGCCAGTCAAGATGATGACTTTAAGtcaaatatataaatttatcaTGGATAATTTCCCATTCTATCGAAAAAACAGTACACGCTGGCAAAATTCTTTACGACATAATCTATCGTTTAACGATTGTTTCGTAAAAGTATCGAAAACCTCGGAGCATGGTGGAAAAGGGAATTATTGGAAATTACATAAAAACAGTGCTCAGATGTTCGAAGAGGGTAGCTTGTTacgaagaaaaagaagatttCATTCGGATTCCAGCATCGAGGATACACACCAAGAAACTGAAGATGAATGTTATAGCCCAAAAAAAACACGTACGGGCGAGCCGTACCAAGAAAAAAACTTATCTAAAAATTGCTCTTCGTTTACGATAGACAATATACTAAAAAAAGATGATAGCAGAATACacagagaaataaaaataacgaaCACAAAAGAACAATGTTATCTTATCCGCTCGAATAACTATATAAgtgatgaaaatgttttcagagCAGATAGGAACAACGAACCGTATGATATGAAAGAAGTAATATCACTTCCTTGCTATGATGTTTGTAAAAGCGCGTTCAAACCAATACTACCAAACCGTTGTTGCACGAATTTTACCTCCTATACTTGCATTTCTCAAAGATATTGCGAACTGTGA
- the LOC130656877 gene encoding defective pharyngeal development protein 4-like produces MPRPRKSTYGDDKPPYSYVALCAMAIHSSPVKMMTLSQIYKFIMDNFPFYRKNSTRWQNSLRHNLSFNDCFVKVSKTSEHGGKGNYWTLHADCEKMFQDGSFLRRKRRFLSKEDEKDFDKNAFEEKSCNWTRETNSRFLFPTTYFPQTLKQKETFTDKPNNSTFHKKELSPPKTKSFNIVDILDNKSEDIPPPKKVSPYQHVSFSNFPCNQYHQTMRSPVRSIPYHTYSETYERARMSSYEWQSSYEQRNATKCSCCAHQTRNTPVRYMSKIFDERTPVLPLAPVARYSDSYRHVVTAHKYTPYCPC; encoded by the coding sequence ATGCCACGCCCAAGAAAAAGCACATATGGAGACGATAAACCTCCATACAGTTACGTTGCATTGTGCGCCATGGCTATCCACAGTTCGCCAGTCAAGATGATGACTTTAAGtcaaatatataaatttatcaTGGATAATTTCCCATTCTATCGAAAAAACAGTACACGCTGGCAAAATTCTTTACGACATAATCTATCGTTTAATGATTGTTTCGTAAAAGTATCGAAAACCTCGGAGCACGGTGGAAAAGGAAATTACTGGACATTGCATGCTGATTGCGAGAAGATGTTTCAAGATGGTAGCTTTCTGAGAAGAAAACGACGATTTTTATCCAAAGAGGACGAAAAGGACTTCGATAAGAATGCATTTGAGGAGAAAAGTTGTAACTGGACACGCGAAACTAATTCCAGATTCTTGTTCCCGACAACATATTTTCCACAAACattgaaacaaaaagaaactttcACGGACAAACCAAACAATTCTACCTTTCATAAAAAAGAACTGTCTCCCCCGAAAACAAAATCATTCAATATTGTTGATATTTTAGACAATAAATCTGAAGACATTCCCCCACCTAAAAAAGTTAGTCCGTATCAACACGTTTCATTCTCAAATTTCCCATGCAATCAATATCACCAAACCATGCGTTCACCCGTACGAAGTATCCCATATCACACATACTCTGAAACATACGAACGAGCACGCATGAGTAGCTACGAATGGCAATCGTCTTACGAACAAAGAAACGCGACTAAATGCTCATGTTGTGCTCATCAAACAAGAAACACACCTGTGCGATATATGAGTAAAATATTTGACGAAAGAACACCTGTCCTCCCTCTCGCCCCTGTTGCAAGATACAGCGATAGTTATCGACACGTTGTAACGGCGCACAAATACACTCCTTATTGCCCGTGTTAA